One stretch of Aquimarina sp. Aq107 DNA includes these proteins:
- a CDS encoding AraC family transcriptional regulator, producing MTIISIEYPYREYKHLWWRSPPRIFGSLLFIQWTIYTIAAIYQSRNRFRKLWSKTEKITTLDFWIINIVTGGFIIWLAYNTTTYTSYIVGALSFSFTFYITLVIWIIKRRNSTLTFVTPIVKYANKKIDQEKASSIADRLNVLFKKEEIHRDPNLKLLDVASKLDVKPHELSQYLNDNLGLSFSSYINTYRVKTATELIKTNTLLTLEAIGNECGFKSNSTFYTAFKKQEGMTPSQFKKSFK from the coding sequence ATGACGATCATTAGTATTGAATATCCATATAGAGAATACAAACACTTATGGTGGCGTAGTCCACCAAGAATATTTGGATCACTTTTATTTATCCAATGGACAATATATACAATAGCAGCTATTTATCAATCAAGAAATAGGTTTAGGAAACTTTGGAGTAAAACTGAGAAGATTACTACGTTGGATTTTTGGATCATTAATATCGTTACGGGTGGTTTTATTATTTGGTTAGCATATAATACCACAACCTATACCTCTTATATAGTTGGAGCATTGTCATTTTCATTTACCTTTTACATCACTTTGGTCATTTGGATTATAAAGCGGAGAAATAGTACACTTACCTTTGTTACGCCTATAGTAAAATATGCCAATAAAAAGATAGATCAGGAAAAGGCATCTTCTATTGCTGATAGATTGAATGTTTTATTTAAAAAAGAAGAAATACATCGTGATCCTAATCTAAAGTTATTAGATGTTGCTAGTAAACTTGATGTAAAACCGCACGAACTTTCTCAGTACCTTAATGATAACCTAGGACTAAGTTTTTCTAGTTACATTAACACGTATCGCGTAAAAACTGCGACAGAATTAATTAAGACAAATACATTACTTACTTTAGAAGCCATTGGTAATGAATGTGGTTTTAAATCGAATTCTACTTTTTATACTGCTTTTAAAAAACAAGAGGGGATGACACCATCTCAGTTCAAAAAATCCTTTAAATAA
- a CDS encoding nuclear transport factor 2 family protein: MKNLLLLSICLIIFQITSGQSDKDQITETLLHYIEGTANGAPDRIKKAFHKDLNLYSISNDTLSIRSGKKYIGYFKEGQKRERVGKIVSIDVVNDAAIAKVEIDVPTRKRLYTDYMMLLKVKGAWKIIHKSYTHINY, encoded by the coding sequence ATGAAAAATTTATTGCTATTATCTATATGTTTAATTATTTTTCAAATAACTTCTGGGCAATCAGATAAAGATCAAATAACTGAAACTCTTCTACATTATATAGAAGGAACCGCAAATGGAGCGCCAGATAGAATAAAAAAAGCCTTTCATAAAGATTTAAATTTATATTCAATTTCTAACGATACTTTAAGTATTAGATCTGGTAAAAAGTATATTGGCTATTTTAAAGAAGGCCAAAAACGCGAAAGAGTAGGTAAGATCGTTTCTATTGATGTTGTTAATGATGCAGCAATAGCCAAAGTAGAGATCGATGTGCCAACTAGAAAAAGATTATATACTGATTACATGATGTTATTAAAGGTAAAGGGAGCCTGGAAAATCATACATAAATCATATACTCATATTAATTACTAA
- a CDS encoding serine hydrolase has protein sequence MTGTSIFKCFILFYICAGIVCYSQAQDSDATVKKLETKLDSLINHALENEHIPGAAFIIVKDGKTLLKKGYGYTSLGEGIRRVDPDSTIFRIGSVIKTFTSTALLQLIDKELIEINTDVNNYLTSVKVPTTFMEPVTSAHLLNHSAGFDELTGRVVYNEQASIPLKEFLKDRLVRVRRPGMISSYSSYGIALAGLLVEDISGLKLDQYMKKHIWEPLGMNMTSMFLNEQVENYAFLGI, from the coding sequence ATGACTGGTACTTCGATATTTAAATGTTTCATTTTATTTTATATCTGTGCTGGGATAGTTTGTTATTCGCAAGCTCAAGACTCTGATGCTACGGTAAAAAAATTAGAAACTAAGTTAGATTCTTTGATAAACCATGCTTTAGAAAATGAGCATATTCCTGGGGCAGCATTTATTATTGTAAAAGATGGAAAGACGCTATTAAAAAAAGGATACGGATATACCAGTTTAGGTGAAGGAATTAGAAGAGTAGATCCGGATTCAACCATTTTTAGGATAGGATCTGTAATCAAAACTTTTACTTCAACTGCTTTGCTTCAACTAATTGACAAAGAGTTAATTGAAATAAATACAGATGTAAATAATTATCTAACATCTGTAAAAGTACCTACTACTTTTATGGAACCTGTTACATCAGCACATTTACTAAATCATAGTGCTGGTTTTGATGAATTAACAGGTCGTGTTGTATATAATGAACAGGCATCTATTCCATTAAAGGAATTTCTAAAAGACCGATTAGTTCGTGTACGCAGACCAGGAATGATCTCTAGTTATTCGTCATACGGAATTGCGTTAGCAGGATTATTAGTAGAAGATATCAGCGGTTTAAAACTTGATCAATATATGAAAAAACACATTTGGGAACCACTAGGAATGAATATGACATCTATGTTTTTAAATGAACAAGTTGAAAATTATGCTTTCTTGGGGATATGA
- a CDS encoding serine hydrolase, giving the protein MNKLKIMLSWGYEYRNGINMPQPWEYYHTYPASDINSTVADMGKYLNMHLNNGVFNNEKILSAELAKLMKQPQLRVHKKVEAFAYGFYEEDAHGFRTISHGGDMQGYSSYMAMVAEKKLGVFIVHHHEGTRLRYAIMDEILKTFKEDRQETPLKPLIEKTELDKLAGHYMWTTHCHSCVDGWKPNRQELVVNDDQTFTIMNRTYKEIEPLLFKSTDGMRIISFVENETGVIEYMSLGGVNMFEKVD; this is encoded by the coding sequence ATGAACAAGTTGAAAATTATGCTTTCTTGGGGATATGAATATCGTAACGGAATTAATATGCCACAACCTTGGGAGTATTATCATACGTACCCAGCTTCTGATATCAATAGTACTGTTGCAGATATGGGAAAGTATCTTAATATGCATTTAAACAATGGAGTATTTAATAATGAAAAGATACTAAGCGCCGAATTAGCGAAACTGATGAAACAACCACAATTAAGAGTGCATAAAAAAGTAGAAGCTTTTGCATATGGGTTCTACGAAGAAGATGCGCATGGTTTTAGAACAATAAGCCATGGAGGCGATATGCAAGGATATTCATCGTATATGGCAATGGTGGCAGAAAAGAAACTGGGAGTTTTTATCGTGCATCATCATGAAGGAACTCGATTGAGATATGCCATTATGGATGAAATTTTAAAAACGTTCAAGGAAGATCGGCAAGAAACACCTTTGAAACCTTTAATAGAAAAAACTGAACTCGATAAACTAGCAGGACATTATATGTGGACTACACATTGTCATAGCTGTGTGGATGGTTGGAAACCAAATCGACAAGAATTAGTTGTAAACGATGATCAAACATTTACAATTATGAATCGAACTTATAAAGAAATAGAACCTTTGCTATTTAAAAGTACAGACGGTATGCGTATTATCAGTTTTGTAGAAAATGAAACCGGTGTGATAGAATATATGTCTTTGGGTGGAGTTAATATGTTTGAAAAAGTGGATTAA
- a CDS encoding TetR/AcrR family transcriptional regulator — MRVKDEHKRQAIVAHTLDIVSKKGFAGIKMSTLAQRIGISVSTLYVYYENKDDLIVSIASELITRITKNSVQDITEDLPFKLRMKTVWLYWINFSINHSKEMSFITQVKKSPYYEKIPTTIIETKNRIGTELFELGKNEGLIRDIDNEILEATIGALLYETVNLIINKKIQLNKKDMDMMFSFVWNAIKS, encoded by the coding sequence GTGAGAGTAAAAGATGAACATAAACGACAGGCAATAGTAGCACATACTTTGGACATAGTTTCTAAAAAAGGATTCGCAGGCATAAAAATGTCTACATTGGCCCAAAGAATAGGTATTTCGGTTTCCACATTGTATGTCTATTATGAGAATAAAGATGATCTCATAGTATCCATTGCAAGTGAATTGATCACTCGCATTACTAAAAATAGTGTTCAAGATATTACTGAAGATTTACCTTTTAAATTAAGGATGAAAACTGTTTGGTTATACTGGATTAATTTTAGTATAAATCACAGTAAGGAGATGAGTTTTATAACACAGGTAAAAAAGTCCCCATACTATGAAAAGATTCCAACAACAATAATAGAAACCAAAAATAGAATCGGAACAGAGTTGTTTGAACTAGGTAAAAACGAAGGGCTTATTAGAGATATCGATAATGAAATTTTGGAAGCTACCATTGGGGCACTTTTGTATGAAACTGTTAACCTCATTATCAATAAGAAAATACAGTTAAACAAAAAAGATATGGATATGATGTTTTCCTTTGTTTGGAATGCTATTAAAAGTTAA
- a CDS encoding MBL fold metallo-hydrolase has protein sequence MKNKFFKYLKRMIAGIGILVGIVLLIAILFINLSPEFGGKATDEQRDSYASSKNYKDGKFINTNEVKLDMSLSDMGKSLIGYLKSQPNTVPKDNLPIKEVDSLDIVEFKKESSLIWFGHSSFLLQVNHKNILIDPMLGNVPAPHPLLGGKRFSKSLPIEIEKMPKIDAVLISHDHYDHLDYGSIQKLKGKVTMFYTPLGVGIHLQKWGIEKERIIELDWWEEIMFEEIKFICTPAQHFSGRGLADRAKTLWSSWIIQSDKENIFFSGDSGYADHFKQIGEKYGPFDFAMIECGQYNEMWPDIHMFPEETAQAGLDVRAKVIMPIHWSGFKLAMHTWKDPIERVSKKAKELNISMITPIIGESIFLKENNNLKKSWWENIE, from the coding sequence ATGAAAAATAAATTTTTTAAATATTTAAAACGAATGATTGCAGGTATAGGAATTCTTGTTGGTATAGTGTTACTAATAGCTATTTTGTTTATTAATTTAAGTCCTGAGTTTGGAGGTAAGGCAACAGATGAACAACGAGATTCATATGCTTCTTCTAAAAATTATAAGGATGGTAAGTTTATAAACACTAATGAGGTAAAGCTAGATATGAGTCTAAGTGATATGGGTAAGAGTCTTATTGGATATTTAAAATCTCAACCGAACACAGTACCTAAGGATAATTTACCTATTAAAGAAGTGGATTCTTTGGATATTGTAGAGTTTAAAAAAGAGTCTAGTCTTATCTGGTTTGGCCATTCCTCATTTTTGTTACAGGTAAATCATAAAAATATATTGATAGATCCAATGTTAGGCAATGTACCAGCACCACATCCCTTGTTAGGAGGTAAGCGTTTTAGTAAAAGTCTTCCAATAGAAATAGAAAAAATGCCTAAAATAGATGCCGTTCTTATTTCTCATGATCATTATGATCACTTAGATTATGGTTCAATTCAGAAACTAAAAGGTAAAGTAACTATGTTTTATACGCCATTAGGAGTTGGAATTCATTTACAAAAATGGGGAATAGAAAAAGAACGAATTATTGAATTAGACTGGTGGGAAGAAATTATGTTTGAAGAAATAAAGTTTATTTGTACGCCTGCACAACATTTTTCTGGAAGAGGACTAGCTGATAGAGCAAAAACATTGTGGAGTTCTTGGATAATTCAATCGGATAAAGAAAACATCTTTTTTAGTGGAGATAGTGGATATGCGGATCATTTCAAACAGATAGGTGAGAAGTACGGTCCATTTGATTTTGCTATGATAGAATGTGGGCAGTACAATGAAATGTGGCCTGATATACATATGTTCCCAGAAGAGACTGCACAAGCGGGATTAGATGTTAGGGCAAAAGTAATAATGCCAATTCATTGGAGCGGTTTTAAGTTGGCAATGCATACTTGGAAAGATCCTATAGAACGAGTTAGCAAGAAAGCTAAAGAATTAAATATTAGTATGATTACTCCAATAATTGGTGAATCTATTTTCCTAAAAGAAAACAACAATCTGAAAAAATCTTGGTGGGAAAATATTGAGTAA
- a CDS encoding DEAD/DEAH box helicase: MPFKKLHADIQEKLSDLDITLATPFQTKAIPVIKSGANVFCSGPTDIGKTTTLILTILHKLKCTAVGNAPRAIVLVKNKEKATELYDLFLKYTKHNSLRVYLSHEELHIDLQKSEIFEGLDILISTPVTLNKLLLANGLSVSQLKIFSVDDAGFLTENAAYTALLSITRGIKKCQFVLYSEKLDPKLKRFENSFMEYSKKISV, encoded by the coding sequence ATGCCTTTTAAAAAACTACACGCTGATATACAGGAAAAACTCTCGGACTTAGATATAACTTTGGCGACACCTTTTCAAACTAAAGCTATTCCTGTAATAAAAAGTGGCGCTAATGTATTTTGCAGTGGTCCAACGGATATAGGTAAAACAACTACGCTTATTCTTACTATTTTACATAAACTAAAATGTACTGCTGTTGGTAATGCGCCTAGAGCAATCGTGCTTGTAAAAAACAAAGAAAAAGCCACAGAATTGTATGATTTGTTCTTAAAATATACTAAACATAACTCCTTACGAGTATATTTAAGTCACGAGGAATTACATATTGATCTTCAAAAATCAGAAATATTCGAAGGACTTGATATCCTTATTTCGACACCTGTAACATTAAATAAGTTACTACTAGCTAATGGATTAAGTGTTTCACAATTAAAAATATTTAGTGTTGATGATGCAGGTTTTTTGACTGAAAATGCAGCGTATACTGCACTCCTTTCTATTACTCGTGGTATTAAAAAATGTCAATTCGTCTTATATTCAGAAAAGCTTGATCCTAAACTAAAGCGTTTTGAAAATAGTTTTATGGAGTATTCTAAAAAAATATCTGTATAA
- a CDS encoding helix-turn-helix transcriptional regulator, whose amino-acid sequence MPRTIFQNIVIQKFEEATSLAFCKYTPIRFFEILHIEKGTGTIIINNHKVSYSDNQLFILIPSDQYNLEIETPTTVSAIKFLNSFFSSSSLEENELQRKEWFRRIETILHSANRTSNLGLQFNTDQSSLNSLFTVLCNEYNDENLKNEVVLKSTMHTILHIISRNVNFISSKMSSSKIQEIINYIHSNIHDSEKLTKKELADQFHISENYISQYFKNKMNIGLKKYILNYKLKLAETRLKYTDLTVTEISQELGFIDSSHLDKTFLSYKGITAKKYKDSLKTSL is encoded by the coding sequence ATGCCTAGAACTATATTCCAAAATATTGTAATTCAAAAATTTGAGGAGGCAACATCTTTAGCTTTTTGTAAGTACACTCCCATACGTTTTTTTGAAATTTTACATATAGAAAAGGGTACAGGAACAATTATTATCAATAACCACAAGGTTAGCTATAGTGATAATCAACTGTTTATTTTAATACCTAGTGACCAATATAATCTGGAAATTGAAACCCCAACTACAGTTTCTGCTATAAAATTTCTAAATAGTTTTTTTAGTAGTTCTAGCTTAGAAGAAAACGAATTACAGCGAAAAGAGTGGTTTAGAAGAATAGAAACGATTTTACATAGTGCGAATAGAACATCTAATTTAGGGTTACAGTTTAATACAGATCAGAGTAGTTTAAACTCTTTATTTACAGTGTTGTGCAATGAATATAATGATGAGAATCTAAAAAATGAAGTTGTACTAAAATCCACAATGCATACTATTTTGCACATTATCTCTAGGAATGTGAATTTTATTTCTTCAAAAATGTCTAGTTCTAAAATTCAGGAGATTATTAATTACATCCATAGCAACATTCATGATTCCGAAAAACTAACAAAAAAGGAATTAGCAGATCAATTTCATATTTCAGAAAACTACATTAGTCAGTATTTTAAAAATAAAATGAATATCGGCTTAAAGAAATACATTCTTAATTACAAATTAAAATTAGCAGAAACTCGCTTAAAATATACAGATTTAACAGTTACTGAAATTTCTCAAGAATTGGGTTTTATAGATAGTAGTCATTTAGATAAAACCTTTCTATCCTATAAAGGAATAACGGCAAAAAAGTATAAAGATAGTTTGAAAACTAGTTTATAA
- a CDS encoding nuclear transport factor 2 family protein, with product MKNSQEVFESHMKAVDTLEPSKVMDDYTDDAIFITPEKTYKGKQVIFNFYKKFLPNFDGFQFKTIKQEAHDNVVYFVWSGKNTHLDIQLATDTYIIDNGKIKQHTFAAINN from the coding sequence ATGAAAAATTCACAAGAAGTATTTGAGAGTCATATGAAGGCTGTAGACACACTAGAACCTTCTAAAGTAATGGATGATTATACGGATGATGCGATCTTCATAACACCAGAAAAAACGTATAAGGGGAAGCAAGTAATTTTCAATTTTTATAAAAAGTTCCTTCCAAATTTTGACGGTTTTCAATTCAAAACCATCAAACAAGAAGCTCATGATAATGTAGTGTATTTCGTTTGGAGTGGAAAAAACACACATCTAGATATACAACTTGCTACAGACACTTATATCATAGATAATGGAAAAATAAAGCAACACACATTTGCTGCAATTAATAATTAA
- a CDS encoding enoyl-CoA hydratase/isomerase family protein produces the protein MDYKNFQTFTAEQKGGILTVDINFGPVNVQGQEMLADLSSLCLRLERDRSVKVVVFQSSNPGYWVCHYDTNLLRDMSEEAIPRNKVKLLDLQSVLERLSNVPQATIAKIEGFARGGGHEMALALDMRFAARGKAKFMQMEVGMGILPCGGGASRMARQAGLGKALEIILGARDWDADEAEKFGTINKALDADEIGAYVDALAERISKFPAESIEACKRAVYASIDLPIAEALQEEAYQLFQATSKTPAIKRFTIADENGAQFDHDNQKNWENMLIDLQEIQRD, from the coding sequence ATGGACTACAAAAATTTTCAAACATTCACAGCAGAACAAAAAGGCGGAATTTTAACCGTAGATATCAACTTTGGACCTGTAAACGTACAAGGACAAGAAATGTTAGCGGACTTAAGCAGTTTATGTCTTCGTTTAGAACGAGATAGAAGTGTAAAAGTAGTTGTTTTTCAATCTTCTAATCCAGGATATTGGGTATGTCACTATGATACAAATCTCCTAAGGGATATGTCTGAAGAAGCTATACCAAGAAACAAAGTAAAACTACTTGATTTACAATCAGTATTAGAACGATTAAGTAATGTGCCGCAAGCTACTATCGCAAAAATAGAAGGTTTTGCACGTGGCGGGGGTCACGAGATGGCATTAGCTTTAGATATGCGTTTTGCAGCACGTGGTAAAGCAAAATTTATGCAAATGGAAGTAGGTATGGGGATTTTACCATGTGGTGGTGGAGCATCTCGTATGGCAAGACAAGCAGGATTGGGTAAAGCACTAGAAATTATTTTAGGAGCAAGAGATTGGGATGCAGACGAGGCAGAAAAATTTGGTACAATCAATAAGGCTTTAGATGCAGATGAAATAGGAGCTTATGTAGATGCATTAGCAGAACGTATTTCTAAATTTCCAGCAGAATCTATTGAAGCTTGTAAAAGAGCTGTTTATGCTTCTATCGATTTACCTATTGCTGAAGCATTACAAGAAGAAGCCTATCAATTGTTTCAAGCAACTAGCAAAACACCAGCAATAAAGCGATTTACAATTGCAGATGAAAATGGAGCACAATTTGACCACGATAATCAAAAGAACTGGGAAAATATGTTAATTGATTTACAGGAAATCCAAAGAGATTAA
- a CDS encoding 2OG-Fe(II) oxygenase, with amino-acid sequence MIPDETLLDPSLRQAINDAWENPEKENAVADLWKEIIPGVYSTQFFNLERLTDFRDYLEEVIKSQIPKRPPYGIQLNRYGIMLDPRSEGHLAAPNFQTFYNDMMNRYMRPIARLLLGTYGYDNQTFGFSIQYNPDKDKDLHAHTDASAATLNININLPDEEFTGSQVDFHDKTTGKIVQTIFEPGKAIIHRGDVPHATHPITSGQRSNLVVWLYGDHMQIPRANTSSYGSSDNSISKFDEPKNITAQQRWNIPDTPKDTFAPF; translated from the coding sequence TTGATTCCTGATGAAACACTACTTGATCCAAGTTTACGACAAGCTATTAATGACGCATGGGAAAACCCAGAAAAAGAAAATGCTGTTGCAGACTTATGGAAAGAAATTATTCCAGGTGTTTATTCTACACAATTTTTCAATCTTGAACGTTTAACAGATTTCAGAGATTATCTAGAAGAAGTGATAAAATCACAAATTCCTAAGCGTCCACCATATGGTATCCAATTAAATCGTTACGGAATTATGCTTGACCCACGCTCCGAAGGACATCTAGCAGCACCTAATTTTCAAACATTTTATAATGATATGATGAACCGTTATATGCGTCCAATTGCTCGTTTGTTATTAGGTACTTACGGTTATGATAATCAAACATTTGGTTTTTCGATTCAATATAATCCTGATAAAGATAAAGATTTGCATGCGCACACTGACGCTTCAGCTGCTACTTTGAATATCAATATTAACTTACCCGATGAAGAATTTACAGGTTCACAAGTTGATTTTCATGATAAAACTACGGGAAAAATTGTACAGACTATTTTTGAACCGGGTAAAGCAATAATCCATCGTGGTGATGTCCCACACGCTACACATCCTATCACTAGTGGACAACGCAGCAATTTGGTTGTTTGGTTATACGGAGATCACATGCAAATCCCTAGAGCTAATACAAGCAGTTATGGTAGTTCTGATAATTCGATATCTAAATTTGATGAACCAAAAAACATAACAGCTCAACAACGTTGGAATATACCAGACACACCCAAAGACACTTTTGCACCATTCTAA
- a CDS encoding bestrophin family ion channel produces the protein MYTKKNYSIGRMLSWTRRDIFLFFLFSTVPVILYEILDWKWLHLPWLPIGLVGTALAFIIGFKNNASYGRLWEARKIYGGIVNASRLLATMVNDFITNEYAIQDKTEEEFFEIKKTIIFRHVAWMTALRHALRIKKPWETTISNKSDQEVMKKMHI, from the coding sequence ATGTACACTAAAAAGAATTACTCAATAGGAAGAATGTTAAGCTGGACAAGAAGAGACATTTTTTTATTTTTCTTATTTTCAACAGTCCCAGTAATATTATACGAAATATTAGATTGGAAATGGTTACATCTGCCTTGGTTACCAATCGGTTTAGTAGGTACTGCTCTTGCCTTCATAATTGGTTTTAAGAATAACGCGTCTTATGGCAGGTTATGGGAAGCTAGAAAAATATACGGTGGTATCGTAAATGCATCTAGGCTTTTAGCAACAATGGTAAATGATTTTATAACAAATGAATATGCAATTCAAGATAAAACTGAAGAAGAGTTTTTTGAAATTAAAAAGACAATTATTTTTCGTCATGTTGCTTGGATGACGGCATTGAGACATGCACTACGTATAAAGAAACCTTGGGAAACTACAATAAGTAATAAATCCGATCAAGAGGTGATGAAAAAAATGCATATATAG
- a CDS encoding bestrophin family ion channel — MSKEEKSYVLGKANKQTAALNLQSKHFKDLKMDGLIDDFRHIEFKNIIGELFTLQGKAERIKNFPYPRQFATLNLFFAWIFVSLLPFGLISEFDKIGRALINSANTDSLYNAIVENFVWLSIPFSIVISWIFFTMERIGDVSENPFEGIANDVPITTISRGIEIDIREMIGDDKNMIPDPHPEYEHTQM, encoded by the coding sequence TTGTCGAAGGAAGAAAAAAGTTATGTTTTAGGTAAAGCCAATAAACAAACTGCTGCTCTTAATCTTCAATCAAAACATTTTAAAGATCTAAAAATGGATGGATTAATTGATGATTTCAGGCATATAGAGTTCAAAAATATTATTGGAGAACTGTTCACTCTACAAGGTAAAGCAGAAAGAATAAAGAATTTCCCTTATCCAAGACAATTTGCTACACTTAATTTGTTCTTCGCTTGGATTTTTGTCAGCTTATTACCGTTTGGTCTAATAAGTGAGTTTGATAAAATTGGGCGTGCATTAATCAACTCAGCAAATACAGATAGCTTGTATAATGCTATAGTTGAAAATTTTGTTTGGTTATCGATTCCATTTAGTATAGTAATATCCTGGATTTTCTTTACAATGGAACGTATTGGAGACGTTTCAGAAAACCCTTTTGAGGGGATAGCTAATGATGTTCCGATAACCACAATTTCTAGAGGAATAGAAATAGATATAAGAGAAATGATCGGAGATGACAAAAATATGATCCCAGATCCGCATCCAGAATATGAACATACACAGATGTAA
- a CDS encoding 2OG-Fe(II) oxygenase, whose amino-acid sequence MNTITKVNNLLLIEIDDFLSDTEIDKILNTRKQSFEKAITHYPNYYRNNDRIVENNIALSSYLFRKLKHLKIPCIVTKITGINDKIRFCRYQEDQLFSKHQDGVYYPNSTYESKFTFLLYLNDNTCFDNGETMFYKSKTDNQPVKTIHPRKGKLLIFDHKIWHTGAKVTKGNKYILRSDIFIKSSNQKSDHHQGYIWDLLKLNKKEFLSCGRDKKIKRWNTNLTLLSTMEFHSKSIFKMIHFQNNEFISCSRDFTIKKWNTSGEVLSSIRLKEMILNLVCFQNNLIIAAGTSGNIYLLDTTLTLIKTIQVHHHWIWGLSIMGNKIISCCEDGNICITDMFSKTKASRIVYKYDQPLFCLNTEKNDLILAGSKDGTLIEFSTITKKITRTKVHSDIIRSIIYHNQKKIITCGDDNKVISIDRSSKKTKEILVANNFLQDIIIIKDKLYAAGYDGVILHHQL is encoded by the coding sequence ATGAATACGATTACCAAAGTCAACAATCTGCTTCTTATAGAAATCGACGATTTCTTGTCGGATACAGAAATTGATAAGATATTGAATACTAGAAAACAAAGTTTTGAAAAGGCTATAACTCATTATCCCAATTATTATAGGAATAATGATCGTATAGTAGAAAATAACATAGCATTATCTTCCTATTTATTCAGAAAACTAAAACATTTAAAAATCCCTTGTATTGTCACAAAAATTACTGGTATCAATGATAAAATTAGATTTTGTAGATATCAGGAAGATCAATTATTTTCTAAGCATCAAGATGGGGTATATTATCCCAACTCAACATATGAATCCAAATTTACATTTCTATTATATTTAAATGACAATACATGTTTCGATAATGGAGAAACAATGTTTTATAAATCAAAAACCGATAATCAACCTGTTAAAACAATTCATCCTCGAAAAGGAAAATTATTAATCTTTGATCATAAAATATGGCACACTGGAGCAAAAGTTACTAAGGGTAATAAATACATTCTTAGATCAGATATTTTTATTAAAAGTAGTAATCAAAAAAGCGATCATCATCAAGGATACATTTGGGATTTACTTAAATTGAATAAAAAAGAATTTTTAAGTTGTGGGAGAGACAAAAAAATAAAACGTTGGAATACAAATCTTACGCTACTAAGCACGATGGAATTTCATTCGAAATCTATATTTAAAATGATACATTTCCAAAACAATGAATTTATATCCTGTTCTAGAGATTTTACTATAAAAAAATGGAATACATCAGGCGAAGTATTATCCTCTATTCGACTTAAAGAAATGATTTTAAATCTAGTATGCTTCCAAAACAACTTAATAATTGCAGCTGGAACTAGCGGAAACATATATTTATTGGATACTACTCTTACTTTAATTAAAACTATACAAGTACATCATCACTGGATCTGGGGATTGTCTATTATGGGGAATAAAATAATAAGCTGTTGTGAAGATGGTAACATATGTATTACGGATATGTTTTCTAAAACAAAGGCATCACGTATTGTTTATAAATACGATCAACCTTTATTTTGTTTAAACACTGAAAAAAATGATCTCATCTTGGCCGGATCCAAAGATGGAACTTTGATAGAGTTCTCTACAATAACAAAAAAGATAACCAGAACTAAAGTACATAGCGATATCATTCGTTCAATTATTTATCATAATCAAAAAAAGATAATTACTTGTGGCGATGACAATAAGGTAATATCTATTGATAGGAGTTCTAAAAAAACCAAAGAAATACTTGTAGCTAATAATTTTCTACAAGACATAATTATAATAAAAGATAAATTATATGCAGCAGGGTATGATGGAGTTATATTACATCATCAATTATAA